The genomic segment ACCCGCCCCGGCGGCCGGATAGCCGTCACCATCTGGGGCGCCGACGCCGGGATCGGCCAGCGGCTGCTCGGCCGGGCGGTCGCCGCCGCCGGAGCCCTCCGCCCGCCGGAGGTGCCCCCGCTCGCCCCGGAGGAGGCGTTCGAGCAGACTCCCGAGGGCCTCGCCGCGCTGCTGGCGGGGGCCGGGCTGACCGACGTCTCCTGTACGCCCCTCGCCTGGGACCACCGGGCCACCGTCGAGGAGTGGTGGAGCGGGGCCGCCACCGGGGTGGCGGCGATCGGCCGCATCGTCACCGCCCAGACGCCCGCCACGGTCGCGGAGATCAAGCGCCACTACGAGGCGCTCAGCGCGGAGTTCGTGCTCCCGGGCGGTGAGGACGAGAAGCTGCTGGTGCTGCCGCACCGCGCGCTGCTGGCGTCCGGCCGGGTGTCCGGCTGAAGCGTGGTGGGGAAGTGGCGCCGTCCGCCCGGAGGGCGGGCCAGGCGGCGTCCGGTGCGTACGACCTCATGGGCTCCGGGTGGGAGCCCATGAGGGCGTGTGGGGGTGCGGGAGCCGCGTGGGGCGGCGTGAGCGCTCCGGGAGCGCCGGGGGGCGCACAACGGCGCACGTGCCGGAATGGGGGGTTCCTGTCCCGTTTCGAGCGATACATTCACCCATAGGGGTTAAAAGTCCGGAAGGGGCACCGGGAGGGTGCCCTCCTCTGCTTACGGTCGCAAGGTGACGAGCAGCAGGCTGGAGCCCCCCGCGCACACCACCGGCGCACCCCGATCGCACCGTCGCGCCCCCCACCTCCCGGCGCAGCGCCCGCCCGCACGTTACGAGCCGTACCTCGACGGACTCTTCACCTACTGCCTCTCCGTCCTCTGCGACCACGAGGCCGCCACCGAGGCGCTCGGAGCCGTACTCGCCGTCGCGGAACGCCAGGACGGCCGCTGCCCCACGGGCCAGGAGGAACGTAAATCCTGGCTGTACGCGCTGGCCCGGTGGATGTGTCTGCGGGCGCTCGCCGAGCGGAAGCGCGGCCGTCAGGCGCACCGGAGGACGCCCAGGGACTCCGGCCGGGGGGCGCGCGAGGAGCGCGGCGCCGTCCTCGCGGACGCCCTCGCCCTGGCCGCGCCCGCCGAGGCCCCCGCCGAGTCCCCCGCTCCGGGCCCGGCCGCCGGTACGGCCGAGGCCCCGGTCGCCGCCCCCGCAGAGGCTCCCGCCGTGGCCCCCGCAGAGGCTCCCCGGGCCACCCCCGAGGAGGCGGTCGTGCCGCCGGCCGAGGAGACCCCCGCCTCCGAGGCCCGCCGCCGCGAGCTCGCCCAGCTGGCCTGGCCGGAGGCGGCCGGCACCACGCCCGAGCAGCGGGAGGCGCTCGATCTCTCCGTACGCCACGGGCTCACACCCCGCGCCGTCGCCTCCGTACTCGGACTCGACCCGGCCACCACGCGCGAGCTCCTCGCGGCGGCGGCCTGCGAGGTCGAGCGGACCCGGGCCGCGCTCGCCGTCGCGGAGGACGGCAGCTGTACCGCCGCCCGCCGCCTCACCGGCAAGCGCCCGTCGCTGCTCTCCGCCCCGCTGCGCCGCGAACTCGTCCGCCACGTCGACGACTGCCCGGGCTGCCGCCGCGCCGCCGAACGCGCCGGCGCCACCGGCCCCTGGCCCGGCGTGGCCGTCGCCCCCGCCGCGGGACTGCCCGTCGTGGAGGCGCCCCGCCCTTCCGTGCGCGTGGCCATGGTGCACGCCCAGCGCTCGCGCGCCGGTTCCCCGCGCTTCGACCGGACCGGCTACCCGCTCGACCCGAAGGACCACGCGGCCCGCCGCGACCGGCTGCGCGCCCGGGTCATGACGACGACGGTCGTCGCGACGGTCGTCGCCGCCCCGGTCATCGCGCTGTGGGCGGCGGCCTACCGGGGAGCGCCGTGGGCCGGTGACCGCCACGAGGGCGCCTCGGCCGCCGCGACCGAGATGGACGCGGTCGGCGACTCGGCCGGGACCTTCGCGGACGGCGAGGACGGCCACGACGGCTACGGCCGCCACGACGGGGACGACCGGCGCGGCGCGGGCGAGGGGCGCGGCGCGGGCGAGGGGCACGCGGAGGACGTCCGCGCCGGTATCAGGGGCGGCGTCCGGGGCGGCTCACCGGACGGGTCCCGCGCCCCGGACGTCACCGCCGAGGTGATCAGTGCCGAGGGGCCCGGCGGCGCCCGCCGGGCCGGGGCGCTGACCGTCGCCGCGCGGACCTCCGGCGGTGTCACCAGCCTCCGGCTGACGGCCTCCGGGGGCGGCCCCGTGGTGTGGGCGGCCCGTACCGACGCCCGCTGGCTGCGGCTCAGCCACACCTCGGGCACGCTCGCGGCGGGGCGGAGCGTCACCGTGCACGTTCTGGTGGACCGCGCGCGGGAGCCGCGCCACCCCTGGCGGGCCCGGGTCGTCCTGGCGCCCGGGTCCCAGCACGTACGGATCGAGGGCCGCGGCCGGACCACCGCGTTCACCGGCTTCCCGGCGGGCGGGCCGCTCCACCCCGTGGCGCCCGCCGCCCGGCCCGGCCCCACGGGACCGGCCGCACCGTCGGCTCCCACGGCTCCCACACCCGTCCTCGCGGCCTCGTCCGGGGAGACCCCGGCCGCGGCGGACTCCGCCGGGCCGCCGCCGGGCACCTCTCCGGACCCCACCGGTCCGAGCGGCGCGACGGACCCGTCCGGCCCGTCCTCCGGCCCGTCCTCCAGCCCGGCCGAACCGTCCCCGCCCGCACAGTCGCCGAGCGGGTCACCGTCCCGGTCGCCGGACCCGTCCGCCCCGCCCACCGGCCCCGGCGAACCGGCCCCGGCGGGCTGAGACGGAACCTCCGGCCACCGGCCCCCGGCGAACCGGCCCCGGCGGGCTGAGAGACCGGCCATGGCGCGGTACGGCCTCAGGCCGGGGGCAGCGGGTCCGACCGGCCTCAGGCCGGGGGCAGCGGGTCCGACCGGCCTCAGGCCGGGGTCACCGGGTCCGCCGGGTGCGGGGCCATCGGCAGCAGCGAGGCGAGCCGCTGCTCGCAGAGCTCGACCAGCTGCGCGTACGCCTTCTTGCCCATCAGCTCCGTGAGCTCCGGGCGGTACGTCACGTACACCGGGTCACCGGCGCCGTGCGCGGAGGTGGCCGAGGTGCACCACCAGTGCAGGTCGTGACCGCCCGGGCCCCAGCCCCGGCGGTCGTACTCGCCGATGGAGATCTGGAGCACCCGGGTGTCGTCGGGCCGGTCGATCCAGTCGTACGTACGCCGGACCGGGAGCTGCCAGCAGACGTCCGGCTTGGTCTCCAGCGGCTCCTTGCCCTCCTTCAGGGCCAGGATGTGCAGCGAGCACCCCGCGCCGCCGGCGAAGCCGGGACGGTTCTGGAAGATGCAGGAGCCCTTCCAGCGGCGCGTCTGGCGCTCACCGTCGTCGTCGATGCCGACCCACCCCGTCGACGTACCGACGTCGTGGAACTGCCACATCTCCGGGGTCAGCCGCTCGACGTGTCCGGCCACCCGCTTCTCGTCGTCCTCGTCCGAGAAGTGCGCGCCCAGCGTGCAGCAGCCGTCGTCCGCCCGGCCCGCCTGGATGCCCTGGCAGCCGCTGCCGAAGATGCAGGTCCACCGGGAGGTCAGCCACGTCAGGTCGCAGCGGAACACCTGCTCGTCGTCGGCCGGGTCCGGGAACTCCACCCACGCCCGGGGAAAATCGATCCCCTTCTCGTCGGACCGGTCGGGTCCGTTCTGTTCCGTCCGCTGACTCTCCTGATCCTGATCCTGTTTCGTTCGAGGCTTCTTCGTCGCTTTGCCCGGCTTCGCCTTGTTCGTCTTTGGCACGCGCCAAGCGTAAGTCCCTTTCGGCGTAGCGTTCCGGCTATGAGACTCGGAGTCCTCGACGTGGGGTCGAACACGGTTCATCTGCTGGCGATGGACGCCCACCCCGGCGCCCGGCCGCTGCCCGCGCACTCGCACAAGACGGAGCTCCGCCTCGCCCAGCTCCTCGACGCGGACGGGGCGATCGGCCGTGAGGGCGTCGACCGGCTGGTCGCCACGGTGGCCGAGGCGGTCCAGGCCGCCGAGGACAAGGGGTGCGAGGAGGTGCTGGCGTTCGCCACCTCGGCGGTACGCGACGCCACCAACGCCGACGAGGTGCTGGGCCGGGTCCGCGCCGAGACCGGGGTCGACCTCGCGGTCCTCAGCGGCGAGGAGGAGGCGCGGCTGACCTTCCTGGCCGCCCGCCGCTGGTTCGGCTGGTCGGCGGGGAAGCTGCTGCTGCTCGACATCGGCGGCGGTTCGCTGGAGATCGCCCTCGGACTGGACGAGGAACCTGCGGCGGCCGTGTCGCTGCCGCTCGGCGCCGGCCGCCTCACCGCCGGCTGGCTGCCCGGCGACCCCGCCCGCCCGGCCGACCCGGCTCGACTGCGCGAGCTGCGCCGGTACGTCCGCGCCGGCATCGCCCGTACGGTCGGGGAGTTCAGCCGCCACGGCGGGCCCGACCGCGTGGTCGCCACCTCGAAGACCTTCAAGCAGCTCGCCCGGATAGCCGGGGCGGCCCGCTCCACGGAGGGGCTGTACACCCGGCGGACCCTCTCCGCCGCGGCCCTGGGGGAGTGGGTGCCCAAGCTGGCGGCGATGACCGCCGAGGAACGCGGCCACCTCCCCGGCGTCTCCCCGGACCGGGCCGGCCAGCTGCTCGCCGGGGCGCTCGTCGCCGAGGGCGCGATGGACCTCTTCGGGATCACCGAGCTGGAGATCTGCCCCTGGGCACTCCGCGAGGGCGTCATCCTGCGCCGCCTCGACCACCTCCCGGCGGAGCGGATCGCGCTGAGCTGACGGCCCGCGGGGCGGTCACGCTGGGCCGACGTGGCGGCCGCGGCGGGCTGACGGGCGGGGACCACGAGCGGCGCCGTTCCCGGCCGTTCCCGCCCGGCCCCCGGCTGTCCATGGCCGCCGACGGCCCGTCATGGCCCTTCTCACTTTCGCTCCCGCCCTCTCGGCGGTGCGCGATCGGGCCCGTACGCTGTCCAGGTGGCAGATCCAGCGGTGCGCATCCCCGATGCGAAGGTCGCCCTGTCGACGGCCTCGGTCTATCCGGAGTCGACGGCGACGGCCTTCGAGATCGCCGCGCGCCTGGGGTACGACGGTGTCGAGGTCATGGTGTGGACCGATCCGGTCAGCCAGGACATCGAGGCGCTGCGGCGCCTCTCCGACTACCACCAGGTCCCGATCCTCGCCGTGCACGCGCCCTGTCTGCTGATCACGCAGCGGGTCTGGTCCACCGACCCGTGGGTCAAGCTCCAGCGGGCGAAGTCCGCCGCCGAGCGGCTCGGCGCCTCCGCCGTCGTGGTCCACCCGCCGTTCCGGTGGCAGCGCCACTACGCCCGCGACTTCGTCGACGGGATCTGGCGCATGGCGAACGAGACCGACGTCCGGTTCGCCGTCGAGAACATGTACCCGTGGCGCTACCGGGACCGCGAGATGCTCGCGTACGCCCCGGACTGGGACGTCACCCACGACGACTACCGGCACTTCACCGTCGACCTCTCGCACACCTCGACGGCGCGTGCGGACGGGCTGGCCATGGTGGACCGGATGGGCGACCGGCTCGCCCACGTCCACCTCGCGGACGGCAAGGGCTCCGGCAAGGACGAGCACCTGGTGCCCGGCCGGGGCGACCAGCCCTGCGCGGAGCTGCTGGAGCGGCTGGCGCGTACCGGTTTCGACGGGCACGTGGTCCTGGAGGTCAACACCCGCCGGGCCATGTCCTCCGCCGAACGCGAGGCGGACCTCGCCGAGGCGCTCGCCTTCACCCGGCTCCACCTCGCCTCGGCCAAGCGGACGCCCCGGCCGTGACCTCACGTTCCACGCCTGACGGTTCCGCCCCGGGCCGTTCCGCGCCTGACGGTTCCGTCCCCGAGGCCGCCACGGCCCCGCGCCGCAGGGGGCGCCCGTCGCGCGCCGCCGCCCAGGACGGCCCGGACGCCCGGACCCGCATCCTGGAGTCGGCCCGTACGGAGTTCGCCGAGCGCGGCTACGACAAGGCGTCGATGCGCTCCATCGCCCGCGCCGCCGGGGTCGACGCGGCGCTGGTCCACCACTACTTCGGGACGAAGGACGAGGTGTTCGCGGCGGCCGTGGAGCTCTCCTTCGAGCCCGCCCTCGTCGTCCCGCAGATCCTGGGCGGCCCGCTGGAGGGGGTGGGGGAGCGGATGGCCCGCTACTTCGTCTCCGTGTGGGAGAACCCCGTCACCCGGGCGCCGCTGCTGGCGATCGTCCGGTCCGCGCTCACCCACGAGGCGGCGGCGAACGTGCTGCGCACCTTCGTGCTGCGGCGGCTGATGGAGCGGATCGCGGGGGAGCTGGACGTACCCGACCCGACGTTCCGCGCCGAGCTGGCCGCCTCGCACATGGTCGGCATCGCGATCCTGCGGTACGTCGTACGGGCCGAGCCGCTCGCGTCGGCGGACCCGGAGCGGATCATCGCGATGGTCGCGCCCAGCATCCAGCGCTATCTGACCGAGGACGGCCCGGGCACCCACTCGGACCCGGCCGGGGATTCCCCGGGAGATCCCACCGGGACCGCACCCGGCGCACCGGACGAACCGAACGCACCGACCACTCCGTGAGCAGAGCGTCCCGCTATCCGGACAGGCTGTCCAGATCCTGGAGCCGGGGCGTAGGCTCGGAAAAGTCTTTTCCGTCGAAGTAGACAGTCTTTCTTTATCTGTCGAAGGAGCGAGCGACGATGCCGCAGCTGAGGTCCCGCACTGTCACCCACGGTCGCAACATGGCGGGCGCGCGCGCCCTTATGCGGGCGTCGGGCGTAGCGAGCGAGGACATCGGCAAGCCGATCATCGCCGTCGCGAACTCCTTCACCGAGTTCGTCCCGGGCCACACGCACCTCTCCCCGGTCGGCCGGATCGTCTCCGAGGCCATCCACGCCGCGGGCGCGGTGCCGCGCGAGTTCAACACGATCGCCGTGGACGACGGCATCGCGATGGGCCACGGCGGCATGCTCTACAGCCTGCCCTCGCGCGACCTGATCGCCGACTCGGTCGAGTACATGGTCGAGGCGCACTGCGCGGACGCGCTGATCTGCATCTCCAACTGCGACAAGATCACGCCCGGCATGCTGATGGCGGCCCTCCGCCTCAACATCCCGACGATCTTCGTCTCCGGCGGCCCCATGGAGTCCGGCCGGGCCACCCTCGTCGACGGCACCGTCCGCACCCTCGACCTCGTCGACGCCATGTCCGACGCGGTCAACGACAAGATCTCCGACGCGGACATGCTCCGTATCGAGGAGAACGCCTGTCCCACCTGCGGTTCCTGCTCGGGCATGTTCACGGCCAACTCCATGAACTGCCTCGCCGAGGCCATCGGCCTCGCCCTCCCGGGCAACGGCTCGACGCTCGCCACCCACACCGCCCGCCGCGCCCTCTACGAGGACGCCGGCCGCACGATCGTCGAGATCACCAAGCGCCACTACGAGCAGGACGACGCGACCGTCCTGCCCCGCGCCATCGCGAGCCGCGCCGCGTTCGAGAACGCCATGGCCCTCGACATCGCCATGGGCGGCTCCACCAACACGATCCTGCACCTCCTCGCCGCCGCCCAGGAGGCCGAGCTCGACTTCGGGCTGCCGGAGATGGACGAGATCTCGCGCCGCGTCCCCTGCCTCGCCAAGGTCGCGCCGAACGTCGCCAAGAGCCGCACGTACTACATGGAGGACGTCCACCGCGCCGGTGGCATCCCCGCCATCCTCGGCGAGCTGCACCGCGGCGGACTCCTCAACGAGGACGTCCACTCCGTCCACTCCGCCTCCCTCGCCGACTGGCTGAAGAACTGGGACGTGCGCGGCGGTTCGCCCGCCCCCGAGGCCGTCGAGCTGTGGCACGCCGCCCCCGGCTGCGTCCGGTCCGCCACCGCCTTCTCGCAGTCCGAGCGCTGGGACACCCTCGACACGGACGCCGCCGAGGGCTGCATCCGCTCCGTCGAGCACGCCTACTCCAAGGACGGTGGCCTCGCGGTCCTCAAGGGCAACCTCGCCGTCGACGGCTGCGTCGTGAAGACGGCCGGTGTGGACGAGTCGATCTGGACCTTCGAGGGCCCGGCCGTCGTCTGCGAGTCGCAGGAGGCGGCCGTCGAGAAGATCCTGCTGAAGCAGGTCAAGGAGGGCGACGTGGTCGTCATCCGCTACGAGGGCCCCAAGGGCGGCCCCGGCATGCAGGAGATGCTCTACCCGACCTCGTACCTGAAGGGCCGCGGCCTCGGCAAGGCGTGCGCGCTGATCACCGACGGCCGGTTCTCCGGTGGTACGTCGGGCCTGTCGATCGGCCACGCCTCCCCCGAGGCGGCCTCCGGCGGCACGATCGCGCTGGTCGAGGACGGCGACCGCATCCGCATCGACATCCCGAACCGCTCCATCGAGCTGCTCGTCCCGGACGCCGAGCTGGCGGCCCGCCGCGAGGCGCTGAACGGCGTGTACGCGCCGAAGAACCGCGAGCGCAAGGTCTCCGCCGCGCTGCGCGCGTACGCCGCGATGGCGACCAGCGCGGACCGGGGCGCGGTGCGCGACGTCTCCAAGCTCGGCTGACCACGCACGTACCCGGAACGCCCGGCCACCCGACGAGGGGGCCGGGCGTTCCGGCGTCACGGGGCCCGCGCCTCACCAGGCGGCCTGACCTGAGGCCCGCGCCTCACCAGGCGGCCGGATCGCTCCCGTCCACCGCGAACACCGAGCCGTCCGGCGCCGTGCCGATCACGAAGTGGCCGACCGCCACGGGCGCGTGCGGGAAGGACGCCAGGTCGAGCTTCCCGTCCCGCAGCCGGGGCGCGGTCTGGCCGAGCAGGGTCCCGCGCCGGGTGTCCACCGCGAGCAGCCGCCCGTCCGCCGCCGTGAAGTAGAGGCGGTTCCCCTCGCCCAGCACCGGGGACGACACCAGCCCCACCCCGGTCTCCAGCCGCCACCGTTCGGTACGGCCGCCACCGGCCGGGGCGCGGACGTCGAGAGCCACCAGGGTCCCGCCGGGCGCCAGCAGATAGGCGGTGCCGTCGTCGCCGCCGACGACGATGTCCGGATCGGCCATACCGAACGGCATCGCGATCCGGGCCGTGGTCCGCCCCCCGGGGTCGTACCGCACCAGGGCGTTCACCCGGGAGTCGGCGGCCGTCGCCGCCAGGATCAGCGAACCGTCGCTGAGGCCGACCGGGGTCAGCATGCCGTCCAGCCGCCGCTGCCAGCGGATGGAGCCGTCCGCCGCGGCGATCGCCGTGACGAGGGTGGTGCTCCGGTCGGCGCTGTTCTCGTAGAGGTAGGAGACCCCGGTCGCCGGGTCGTGGAAGCCGACGGCCGGCAGCGCGTGCCCGGAGAACCGGTGGTTCCAGCGCACCCTGCCGGTCCCGGCGTCGATCCCCTCCACCGCGCCCGCGGCGCCGACGTGCAGCGGGGTGTCCCCGGCGCTCCACAGCACGTCGGGGGAGGAGGGGGAGCCCGTCGACCAGACCGGCTCCCCGTCTTCGGAGCCGTAGGCCCGGAGCGTCCCGCCCGGCTCGTCGACCACGACGGGCCCGCCGCCCGGGGCGAGCGTCCGGGCCGTGGCCGAGGGGTCCCGGTGCGTCCAGAGGAGGTGGCCGTCGGCGGGATCGACGCGGGCGAGGCCGTAGCCGGGGGCGGAGCAGTAGAGCGCGGCGTTCGCGGCTCCACCGGCACCGGGCCCGGTGGCCGTGACGCAGTACGGGGCCGATCCGGCGGCCCCGGCGAGGACGGTCCGCCAGGGGGCGAAGGCGTCCGCCGCGTCCGGTGCGCCGTCCTTCTCCGCCGCCCGCCCGGTCGGCGTACCCGCGCCCACCGCCGCGTACACCGCGCCCCCGGTGGCGAGGGTCAGCAGTGCCACCGCGCCCGCCGCCCACCCGGCGCGCCGGGGCCGCCGCCCGGCCTTGGGAGCCGGGTCCGGCGCGGCGTCGCGCACATGGGTGGCCTCCGACGGTTCGGGGCGGGGCCGCTCGTCGGCGGGGTCCTCG from the Streptomyces sp. NBC_01335 genome contains:
- a CDS encoding Ppx/GppA phosphatase family protein, with protein sequence MRLGVLDVGSNTVHLLAMDAHPGARPLPAHSHKTELRLAQLLDADGAIGREGVDRLVATVAEAVQAAEDKGCEEVLAFATSAVRDATNADEVLGRVRAETGVDLAVLSGEEEARLTFLAARRWFGWSAGKLLLLDIGGGSLEIALGLDEEPAAAVSLPLGAGRLTAGWLPGDPARPADPARLRELRRYVRAGIARTVGEFSRHGGPDRVVATSKTFKQLARIAGAARSTEGLYTRRTLSAAALGEWVPKLAAMTAEERGHLPGVSPDRAGQLLAGALVAEGAMDLFGITELEICPWALREGVILRRLDHLPAERIALS
- a CDS encoding sugar phosphate isomerase/epimerase family protein, with amino-acid sequence MADPAVRIPDAKVALSTASVYPESTATAFEIAARLGYDGVEVMVWTDPVSQDIEALRRLSDYHQVPILAVHAPCLLITQRVWSTDPWVKLQRAKSAAERLGASAVVVHPPFRWQRHYARDFVDGIWRMANETDVRFAVENMYPWRYRDREMLAYAPDWDVTHDDYRHFTVDLSHTSTARADGLAMVDRMGDRLAHVHLADGKGSGKDEHLVPGRGDQPCAELLERLARTGFDGHVVLEVNTRRAMSSAEREADLAEALAFTRLHLASAKRTPRP
- a CDS encoding protein kinase domain-containing protein — translated: MAPLRGVGPGPEAERPEYAGRYRLEARLGEGGMGVVHLATSASGLPLAIKIVHRGYAADPEFRARFRQEVAAARKVSGAFTAPVVDADPAAPLPWMATLYVPGPTLSAQVKRNGPLNPAQLRRLTAGLAEALRDIHRAGVIHRDLKPSNVLLPDTGPKVIDFGISRPYDSELRTETGKLIGSPPYMAPEQFQRPREVGPAADVFALGAVLVHAATGRGPFDSDSPYLVAYQVVHDEADLTGVPGDLARLVGQCLAKDPALRPTPDEIMAALLPPSYDAAAFVPGPRRPVPEEGLEAGAGTPDGEGAREPGAEDPADERPRPEPSEATHVRDAAPDPAPKAGRRPRRAGWAAGAVALLTLATGGAVYAAVGAGTPTGRAAEKDGAPDAADAFAPWRTVLAGAAGSAPYCVTATGPGAGGAANAALYCSAPGYGLARVDPADGHLLWTHRDPSATARTLAPGGGPVVVDEPGGTLRAYGSEDGEPVWSTGSPSSPDVLWSAGDTPLHVGAAGAVEGIDAGTGRVRWNHRFSGHALPAVGFHDPATGVSYLYENSADRSTTLVTAIAAADGSIRWQRRLDGMLTPVGLSDGSLILAATAADSRVNALVRYDPGGRTTARIAMPFGMADPDIVVGGDDGTAYLLAPGGTLVALDVRAPAGGGRTERWRLETGVGLVSSPVLGEGNRLYFTAADGRLLAVDTRRGTLLGQTAPRLRDGKLDLASFPHAPVAVGHFVIGTAPDGSVFAVDGSDPAAW
- the ilvD gene encoding dihydroxy-acid dehydratase; this translates as MPQLRSRTVTHGRNMAGARALMRASGVASEDIGKPIIAVANSFTEFVPGHTHLSPVGRIVSEAIHAAGAVPREFNTIAVDDGIAMGHGGMLYSLPSRDLIADSVEYMVEAHCADALICISNCDKITPGMLMAALRLNIPTIFVSGGPMESGRATLVDGTVRTLDLVDAMSDAVNDKISDADMLRIEENACPTCGSCSGMFTANSMNCLAEAIGLALPGNGSTLATHTARRALYEDAGRTIVEITKRHYEQDDATVLPRAIASRAAFENAMALDIAMGGSTNTILHLLAAAQEAELDFGLPEMDEISRRVPCLAKVAPNVAKSRTYYMEDVHRAGGIPAILGELHRGGLLNEDVHSVHSASLADWLKNWDVRGGSPAPEAVELWHAAPGCVRSATAFSQSERWDTLDTDAAEGCIRSVEHAYSKDGGLAVLKGNLAVDGCVVKTAGVDESIWTFEGPAVVCESQEAAVEKILLKQVKEGDVVVIRYEGPKGGPGMQEMLYPTSYLKGRGLGKACALITDGRFSGGTSGLSIGHASPEAASGGTIALVEDGDRIRIDIPNRSIELLVPDAELAARREALNGVYAPKNRERKVSAALRAYAAMATSADRGAVRDVSKLG
- a CDS encoding BACON domain-containing protein: MTSSRLEPPAHTTGAPRSHRRAPHLPAQRPPARYEPYLDGLFTYCLSVLCDHEAATEALGAVLAVAERQDGRCPTGQEERKSWLYALARWMCLRALAERKRGRQAHRRTPRDSGRGAREERGAVLADALALAAPAEAPAESPAPGPAAGTAEAPVAAPAEAPAVAPAEAPRATPEEAVVPPAEETPASEARRRELAQLAWPEAAGTTPEQREALDLSVRHGLTPRAVASVLGLDPATTRELLAAAACEVERTRAALAVAEDGSCTAARRLTGKRPSLLSAPLRRELVRHVDDCPGCRRAAERAGATGPWPGVAVAPAAGLPVVEAPRPSVRVAMVHAQRSRAGSPRFDRTGYPLDPKDHAARRDRLRARVMTTTVVATVVAAPVIALWAAAYRGAPWAGDRHEGASAAATEMDAVGDSAGTFADGEDGHDGYGRHDGDDRRGAGEGRGAGEGHAEDVRAGIRGGVRGGSPDGSRAPDVTAEVISAEGPGGARRAGALTVAARTSGGVTSLRLTASGGGPVVWAARTDARWLRLSHTSGTLAAGRSVTVHVLVDRAREPRHPWRARVVLAPGSQHVRIEGRGRTTAFTGFPAGGPLHPVAPAARPGPTGPAAPSAPTAPTPVLAASSGETPAAADSAGPPPGTSPDPTGPSGATDPSGPSSGPSSSPAEPSPPAQSPSGSPSRSPDPSAPPTGPGEPAPAG
- a CDS encoding class I SAM-dependent methyltransferase, coding for MTSSTTPFDEAERLRWAGLADAYAASFARLCARTVPDLLDAAGVGGGARVLDVGTGTGAVAVAACARGAVVTAVDAEPDMVKSATEAAPAADVHVALLPELPFADGEFDAVAANFVLNHVGRPRKALAELRRVTRPGGRIAVTIWGADAGIGQRLLGRAVAAAGALRPPEVPPLAPEEAFEQTPEGLAALLAGAGLTDVSCTPLAWDHRATVEEWWSGAATGVAAIGRIVTAQTPATVAEIKRHYEALSAEFVLPGGEDEKLLVLPHRALLASGRVSG